gtgtgggtcccgtgaatagtgcacTGGACCCATTGAATAGTTACATTCCAGTGAAAAATTTGGATGATTAAAGAGGTAGTGGGTCCTGTGCACAGTGCACGAGATCCACTAACAGACAACATCTCACTTGAAAACATTGttgtcaattaaaaaaaaaaaaaaaggaaaacgtaGGCTCTATCCAAATGCATACTTAATCTTTTGACATATCATGagtgaaaaaattgaatttctaaCAATGGAAATTGAATTTGTCCTTGACGATTTGTCTTTGAATTTAGTATGTTCCCTTCAATTAATAGTTAGATTCGAATACAAATAgcctttttcactttttatgtttcaCTTTATATTTCACTAATCATAATATGCTATGtggttgattttatttatttattttttttctattttatatttggaTTCAGTTGATGGGTGCtcttagggcatttgttaatgaacaattttaaagaaagtttAGCTACCATTCTTATAGGAAATATATAAAACTGTCacaaaaatcaattgtttttctcattttgtataataaaattttaaaagtattttataaaCGAATACtcttaaaacatttgttaagaaaattaaataaataaatagtaagtTATTATAATTGGTAGCGTATGGAGtggaacacaaaaaaaaatgaaataaacgtCATTAGAATTTATGAGCTGATGTTATTTTACcgtctatttaaagaaaaaacaaaaaatggacTGGTGGAATTCAATGCAAATTGTTGTACAATTAGAGGAAGGAAATCTGGAAATGTGCTAAGCAAACATGACTAGAGAAAATCCCAAAGAGCTAGAGGGATCGCAATTTTCATGTTTACACTTTTCACAATcaaattgttatatatatatacacagcaCACATTGGAGAAGAAACTATATTGTAGTACAGTTCAATCATTAAAAAGATCACATTCAAAAATTTCACCACTTTCTGTCTTTGTGGATAAGTAGGAAGTCACAAATCACAAGCACAAATATAAGCTTTTAGTATTAACGGCCCCCTGAGAGAAGTGACTCAGCAATGGAAGACGTATGAGAAAAAACCTGGTTCGTAGAAGACGGATAGGACATGAAAAAATCATCGAAACCATCCCCATGTGCAAATGTTAAGCCGGTGGAAGAAAGACCAAGAGATGTTAAGTCTGGAAAAGGAACATCACCTTCTAAGTACTGCACAACTTGGCGCATGCTTGGCCTTGCTGCAGCCTCTGAATGAGAGCACAGCAATCCTAGTTTCAAAACCAACTGTAGTTCTTCTGCTACATAATTTGTACCAAACCTTGGATCCCTTGCCTCCATAATTTCGCCTTGGCTCAAATGAGAAAACACCCAATcaaccaaaattgaattttctgaTGGCCCATTTGCCTGTATTGGTCTTCTTCCACAAGCAACCTCGAGCATAAAGGCCCCAAAAGCAAACACATCGGTGCTTGTTGTGGCCTTGCCACTTCGAGTATGCTCTGGCGCAAGATACCCAAGTGTTCCAACCACATGGGTAGTTTGAGGATCAGTTCCATGGTCATATAATCTTGCAAGACCAAAGTCACCTAATCTACCATTCAGTTCACCATCTAGCAAGACATTACTAGCCTTCACGTCTCTGTGAATGACAACCTGATCCCATCCTTCGTGTAGATAAAACAGCCCCGATGCCACACCTTTTATGACTTGAAATCTCTGGCTCCAACTGAGGGTGACCTGAGGTTGATCAAAGAGGTACTTGTCTAGGCTTCCATTGGACATGTAGTCATACACCAAAAGCAATTCTCCTTTTCTTCGGCAATAGCCCAAGAGTGGTACTAAATTTCTGTGGCGAAGCCGACCTATACTCACAATTTCAGCCACAAATTCTCTCATTCCCTGTCTTGATTCATGAGAGACCTTCTTCACAGCAATCTCAATTTTGGAGGTACGTAGTACACCTTTATAAACCCTACCAAATCCACCACTACCCAATAGTTCTTTGTCCCTAAATCCTTTTGTGGCAATGTAAAGATCTTTGTATTTGAATCTGTGAGGCCCATAGTCAAGCTCCCAGTCTTCTAGCAATTCTGCAaatttcctcttcctttttATGACAAAAGTTATACCTGAAATTGCTACCAAGACTAAACTAACAAGAATTATAGGCAACCCAATTGTCAAAAGTTTAGATCTCTCTTTACCTCGAGGCAGCTTGGGAAGTTGAGAAAGGACAAGTTCTTGAGCCTTACCATTCATCTTAAAGCTCCAACCCAAAACATAATGGGAAGTAAGGACAGAGCCAGTTGAGGAAGAGAAACCAACATACATGGTTTTGTTAATGATGGGTGAAAGATCACGTGACAAAGACAATAGTGGAATTTTGGGTTTATCAACATTAATTGGAGCTAAAGTGACATTGATTTGCTTCTTGACCCCATCATATTCCACCCAAACTTGCATTGGGTGGCCACTGATAAGGGTCAGATTCATAAAGCCACCACTGTTAGCATGGTAACCTGCTGAGGTAGATTTTGAGGAATCCAAGCTATTGATGTCAACCCCAACATGGTTATCATTGATGTCGTTGAACTCGTGGCTCTGGATCGTATCGAGCTCTATGGCAACTACATGATTGGTGGAATTACCATTGTTGGTCTCATTGAAAAGGCCAAGGTATTGGCTTGGAAGAGATCCCGGAAGCCCTCTCGTTGGAGCAATCACAAAAGCGATCCCATGACCGCTCAGAGTTGGATATTCAGAAACAATGGCAAAGACAAAAGTcgtagagaaagagaaagcaatGTCATTCAATGAGTTCTTGAAGCTTATTGGAGTAGGGTAGAAAGCATGACCCTTTTGCTGTCTGGTGTCATTGGTGAGCTCCAAAAGCCCATTAGAAGTGATTGTGGCTATGCCGTCTAGGCTTAGATTGACTGATCTAAAACCATTGTAAATGAAGTTGGTATCTAGGGAGGCTACAACGCTTATTAGGAGAGGCAGCAGTATTACAAGCTTGGAAAACATGGCTATATTTGCATACacatttcttcttttcattctaAGAAATGCAGGGTTGGTTTACATACATCATGTTGAGGAGAACATCATATGTAAATGTAAATGTATTCATACCTAAAGTCAAGCACCCACAATTCATGGGTCACCCGGCAGGGCCCGCACCCGTCACCCAACTTTCCAAGTAAACGATTTTGACTTTGAAGGAATCTCACATTTTCCATGAAGGTCAGGCTTCCGCTTATTAATCATTATGTATATATAGACCACGCAAATTGTTATGTCTTATCTTATATGGATGAgatacacttttttattttctttataacaGGCCGGTGAGTTTCCATTAAATGGATGAGAAGTTTCAAAATGGTTTTAATTTTGAAGAAGTTATCTCCGAAATTTTGGTTGTTATAAACTTAAGGACATTTGAATTTGTGTAGTGGGAGAGTAGAAGTTTATCCAAAATCAAGGATTTTAAAATTGGTTGGATGGGGATACATCTTTCTTATTTAACAAGTAGGAGAGTTATTTAGGGGATGACCCTtggatcaaaaccataaaattatTTGTAGTACCATCTATTTATAAAGACTCAATTCCTATTCCTCTGTAGACAATATTTCTTTCACAATGACTTTCCTTCCATTCCAAGAAAtagccaaaaacccaaaaaataaccaaattaattttttcttctttaactaAGAAACCTAATTAGCTTTTACAACTATAATTTGAGACCCCAACAGCCCACACCTTTGTAGAAGGAGGTCTTCATTTCATAGAGAGAAGAATCTACagtaagctttaaaaaaaaaacaaaaaaaaacaacgaGATAACCAAATAATGGCATTCAACTTTATACATTGATTAGTGTTAGGGTCATATTGTCTATATATTG
The sequence above is drawn from the Quercus robur chromosome 7, dhQueRobu3.1, whole genome shotgun sequence genome and encodes:
- the LOC126692638 gene encoding L-type lectin-domain containing receptor kinase IV.1 isoform X13; translation: MKRRNVYANIAMFSKLVILLPLLISVVASLDTNFIYNGFRSVNLSLDGIATITSNGLLELTNDTRQQKGHAFYPTPISFKNSLNDIAFSFSTTFVFAIVSEYPTLSGHGIAFVIAPTRGLPGSLPSQYLGLFNETNNGNSTNHVVAIELDTIQSHEFNDINDNHVGVDINSLDSSKSTSAGYHANSGGFMNLTLISGHPMQVWVEYDGVKKQINVTLAPINVDKPKIPLLSLSRDLSPIINKTMYVGFSSSTGSVLTSHYVLGWSFKMNGKAQELVLSQLPKLPRGITFVIKRKRKFAELLEDWELDYGPHRFKYKDLYIATKGFRDKELLGSGGFGRVYKGVLRTSKIEIAVKKVSHESRQGMREFVAEIVSIGRLRHRNLVPLLGYCRRKGELLLVYDYMSNGSLDKYLFDQPQVTLSWSQRFQVIKGVASGLFYLHEGWDQVVIHRDVKASNVLLDGELNGRLGDFGLARLYDHGTDPQTTHVVGTLGYLAPEHTRSGKATTSTDVFAFGAFMLEVACGRRPIQANGPSENSILVDWVFSHLSQGEIMEARDPRFGTNYVAEELQLVLKLGLLCSHSEAAARPSMRQVVQYLEGDVPFPDLTSLGLSSTGLTFAHGDGFDDFFMSYPSSTNQVFSHTSSIAESLLSGGR
- the LOC126692638 gene encoding L-type lectin-domain containing receptor kinase IV.1 isoform X14, which codes for MKRRNVYANIAMFSKLVILLPLLISVVASLDTNFIYNGFRSVNLSLDGIATITSNGLLELTNDTRQQKGHAFYPTPISFKNSLNDIAFSFSTTFVFAIVSEYPTLSGHGIAFVIAPTRGLPGSLPSQYLGLFNETNNGNSTNHVVAIELDTIQSHEFNDINDNHVGVDINSLDSSKSTSAGYHANSGGFMNLTLISGHPMQVWVEYDGVKKQINVTLAPINVDKPKIPLLSLSRDLSPIINKTMYVGFSSSTGSVLTSHYVLGWSFKMNGKAQELVLSQLPKLPRELLEDWELDYGPHRFKYKDLYIATKGFRDKELLGSGGFGRVYKGVLRTSKIEIAVKKVSHESRQGMREFVAEIVSIGRLRHRNLVPLLGYCRRKGELLLVYDYMSNGSLDKYLFDQPQVTLSWSQRFQVIKGVASGLFYLHEGWDQVVIHRDVKASNVLLDGELNGRLGDFGLARLYDHGTDPQTTHVVGTLGYLAPEHTRSGKATTSTDVFAFGAFMLEVACGRRPIQANGPSENSILVDWVFSHLSQGEIMEARDPRFGTNYVAEELQLVLKLGLLCSHSEAAARPSMRQVVQYLEGDVPFPDLTSLGLSSTGLTFAHGDGFDDFFMSYPSSTNQVFSHTSSIAESLLSGGR